A region of Aquarana catesbeiana isolate 2022-GZ linkage group LG08, ASM4218655v1, whole genome shotgun sequence DNA encodes the following proteins:
- the LOC141105750 gene encoding uncharacterized protein isoform X3 — protein sequence MSVLSRSAVTSQCGSLSLPIKKQRKAGTASIQFLNSERDTMTRSVENVYTEDTRRSVEEEMANQSIIEDDARNHIIVVMDKVEKGIWGEMEIPTRGGRKIKLKWIFEVGEEEDKKVSEEEDKKENGGERREEAKTPKEKEEEKWNKLSASFFTVPPVQEKNNDEETDSCWKGFSLNPTEWLNWLTGPVLKVLGKSACICGCFYAWRDMGKKTVENEEWLKMEEDEWLIKEQAGKVKINEMKESNIKRVEFQPCEVVDVKMEWEYEVAVEDEVRKNHMWHVKNIWEPAKLRKKKEKTGENQTEEEEEKDNSEEAEQREEQEKDNSEEAEQKEEPEKDNSEEAEQKEEPETDNSKENNQTDCQCNINPFAFLGYLIGPFWKFMKKHSCSCVCSGECKDDGKELYWYKLTREARWRRIQ from the exons ATGTCTGTCCTTTCCCGGAGCGCTGTGACGTCACAGTGTGGCTCTCTCAGCCTGCCCATAAAAAAGCAGCGCAAGGCTGGAACAGCCAGTATTCAATTTCTGAATTCAGAGAGAG ataCAATGACACGAAGTGTTGAAAACGTTTATACGGAGGATACGAGAAGAAGTGTGGAGGAAGAAATGGCAAATCAAAGCATCATAGAGGATGATGCCAGAAATCACATTATTGTCGTCATG GACAAGGTTGAAAAGGGGATATGGGGAGAGATGGAGATCCCCACGCGTGGAGGAAGAAAGATAAAGCTCAAATGGATATTTGAGGTGGGTGAAGAGGAGGACAAGAAAGTGAGTGAAGAGGAGGACAAGAAAGAGAATGGaggggaaagaagagaagaagcaaaAACACctaaagaaaaagaggaagagaaATGGAATAAATTAAGTGCCAGCTTCTTCACCGTCCCCCCTGTACAAGAGAAAAACAACGACGAAGAGACCGACTCATGTTGGAAGGGCTTCAGCCTGAACCCAACAGAATGGTTGAATTGGCTCACGGGACCTGTATTGAAGGTGCTGGGAAAA AGTGCTTGCATATGTGGCTGCTTTTACGCCTGGAGAGATATGGGAAAAAAAACGGTGGAAAATGAAGAGTGGCTGAAAATGGAAGAGGACGAATGGCTGATTAAGGAACAGGCAGGAAAGGTGAAAATTAATGAAATGAAAGAGTCAAACATAAAACGGGTGGAATTCCAGCCATGTGAGGTAGTGGACGTAAAGATGGAATGGGAGTATGAGGTAGCGGTTGAAGACGAGGTAAGGAAAAATCATATGTGGCATGTGAAAAACATCTGGGAGCCGGCAAAActaaggaaaaagaaggaaaagaccGGTGAAAAccagacagaagaagaagaagagaaagacaACAGCGAAGAGGCTGAGCAGAGAGAAGAACAAGAGAAAGACAACAGCGAAGAGGCTGAGCAAAAAGAAGAACCAGAGAAAGACAACAGCGAAGAGGCTGAGCAAAAAGAAGAACCAGAGACAGACAACAGCAAAGAGAACAATCAGACAGATTGTCAGTGTAATATTAACCCCTTTGCATTCCTGGGTTATCTAATAGGACCTTTTTGGAAGTTCATGAAAAAA CACTCTTGCTCATGTGTCTGCAGTGGCGAATGTAAAGATGACGGAAAAGAGTTATACTGGTATAAATTAACAAGGGAAGCGAGATGGAGGCGG
- the LOC141105750 gene encoding uncharacterized protein isoform X1 yields MSVLSRSAVTSQCGSLSLPIKKQRKAGTASIQFLNSERDTMTRSVENVYTEDTRRSVEEEMANQSIIEDDARNHIIVVMDKVEKGIWGEMEIPTRGGRKIKLKWIFEVGEEEDKKVSEEEDKKENGGERREEAKTPKEKEEEKWNKLSASFFTVPPVQEKNNDEETDSCWKGFSLNPTEWLNWLTGPVLKVLGKSACICGCFYAWRDMGKKTVENEEWLKMEEDEWLIKEQAGKVKINEMKESNIKRVEFQPCEVVDVKMEWEYEVAVEDEVRKNHMWHVKNIWEPAKLRKKKEKTGENQTEEEEEKDNSEEAEQREEQEKDNSEEAEQKEEPEKDNSEEAEQKEEPETDNSKENNQTDCQCNINPFAFLGYLIGPFWKFMKKHSCSCVCSGECKDDGKELYWYKLTREARWRRVRKAKERDMILFREELAKVARDRKNEEEERKREIRVTEEEKKRDERVRAKWLRAKCMPTEERRREIRMREEEKVREERVRAKRWREKMEREQKAKEDQEREKQNKEMKMK; encoded by the exons ATGTCTGTCCTTTCCCGGAGCGCTGTGACGTCACAGTGTGGCTCTCTCAGCCTGCCCATAAAAAAGCAGCGCAAGGCTGGAACAGCCAGTATTCAATTTCTGAATTCAGAGAGAG ataCAATGACACGAAGTGTTGAAAACGTTTATACGGAGGATACGAGAAGAAGTGTGGAGGAAGAAATGGCAAATCAAAGCATCATAGAGGATGATGCCAGAAATCACATTATTGTCGTCATG GACAAGGTTGAAAAGGGGATATGGGGAGAGATGGAGATCCCCACGCGTGGAGGAAGAAAGATAAAGCTCAAATGGATATTTGAGGTGGGTGAAGAGGAGGACAAGAAAGTGAGTGAAGAGGAGGACAAGAAAGAGAATGGaggggaaagaagagaagaagcaaaAACACctaaagaaaaagaggaagagaaATGGAATAAATTAAGTGCCAGCTTCTTCACCGTCCCCCCTGTACAAGAGAAAAACAACGACGAAGAGACCGACTCATGTTGGAAGGGCTTCAGCCTGAACCCAACAGAATGGTTGAATTGGCTCACGGGACCTGTATTGAAGGTGCTGGGAAAA AGTGCTTGCATATGTGGCTGCTTTTACGCCTGGAGAGATATGGGAAAAAAAACGGTGGAAAATGAAGAGTGGCTGAAAATGGAAGAGGACGAATGGCTGATTAAGGAACAGGCAGGAAAGGTGAAAATTAATGAAATGAAAGAGTCAAACATAAAACGGGTGGAATTCCAGCCATGTGAGGTAGTGGACGTAAAGATGGAATGGGAGTATGAGGTAGCGGTTGAAGACGAGGTAAGGAAAAATCATATGTGGCATGTGAAAAACATCTGGGAGCCGGCAAAActaaggaaaaagaaggaaaagaccGGTGAAAAccagacagaagaagaagaagagaaagacaACAGCGAAGAGGCTGAGCAGAGAGAAGAACAAGAGAAAGACAACAGCGAAGAGGCTGAGCAAAAAGAAGAACCAGAGAAAGACAACAGCGAAGAGGCTGAGCAAAAAGAAGAACCAGAGACAGACAACAGCAAAGAGAACAATCAGACAGATTGTCAGTGTAATATTAACCCCTTTGCATTCCTGGGTTATCTAATAGGACCTTTTTGGAAGTTCATGAAAAAA CACTCTTGCTCATGTGTCTGCAGTGGCGAATGTAAAGATGACGGAAAAGAGTTATACTGGTATAAATTAACAAGGGAAGCGAGATGGAGGCGGGTAAGAAAAGCTAAGGAGAGAGACATGATATTATTCAGGGAGGAGTTGGCAAAGGTTGCCAGGGATAGAAAGAATGAAGaggaggaaaggaagagagaaatAAGGGTAACAGAGGAGGAGAAAAAACGGGACGAGCGGGTGAGAGCAAAGTGGTTGAGGGCAAAATGCATGCcaacagaggagaggaggagagaaataAGGATGCGAGAAGAGGAGAAGGTCAGGGAGGAGCGAGTCAGAGCAAAGAGGTGGAGAGAAAAGATGGAGAGAGAACAGAAGGCAAAAGAAGACCAGGAGAGAGAGAAGCAAAATAAGGAAATGAAGATGAAATAA
- the LOC141105750 gene encoding uncharacterized protein isoform X2, whose amino-acid sequence MTRSVENVYTEDTRRSVEEEMANQSIIEDDARNHIIVVMDKVEKGIWGEMEIPTRGGRKIKLKWIFEVGEEEDKKVSEEEDKKENGGERREEAKTPKEKEEEKWNKLSASFFTVPPVQEKNNDEETDSCWKGFSLNPTEWLNWLTGPVLKVLGKSACICGCFYAWRDMGKKTVENEEWLKMEEDEWLIKEQAGKVKINEMKESNIKRVEFQPCEVVDVKMEWEYEVAVEDEVRKNHMWHVKNIWEPAKLRKKKEKTGENQTEEEEEKDNSEEAEQREEQEKDNSEEAEQKEEPEKDNSEEAEQKEEPETDNSKENNQTDCQCNINPFAFLGYLIGPFWKFMKKHSCSCVCSGECKDDGKELYWYKLTREARWRRVRKAKERDMILFREELAKVARDRKNEEEERKREIRVTEEEKKRDERVRAKWLRAKCMPTEERRREIRMREEEKVREERVRAKRWREKMEREQKAKEDQEREKQNKEMKMK is encoded by the exons ATGACACGAAGTGTTGAAAACGTTTATACGGAGGATACGAGAAGAAGTGTGGAGGAAGAAATGGCAAATCAAAGCATCATAGAGGATGATGCCAGAAATCACATTATTGTCGTCATG GACAAGGTTGAAAAGGGGATATGGGGAGAGATGGAGATCCCCACGCGTGGAGGAAGAAAGATAAAGCTCAAATGGATATTTGAGGTGGGTGAAGAGGAGGACAAGAAAGTGAGTGAAGAGGAGGACAAGAAAGAGAATGGaggggaaagaagagaagaagcaaaAACACctaaagaaaaagaggaagagaaATGGAATAAATTAAGTGCCAGCTTCTTCACCGTCCCCCCTGTACAAGAGAAAAACAACGACGAAGAGACCGACTCATGTTGGAAGGGCTTCAGCCTGAACCCAACAGAATGGTTGAATTGGCTCACGGGACCTGTATTGAAGGTGCTGGGAAAA AGTGCTTGCATATGTGGCTGCTTTTACGCCTGGAGAGATATGGGAAAAAAAACGGTGGAAAATGAAGAGTGGCTGAAAATGGAAGAGGACGAATGGCTGATTAAGGAACAGGCAGGAAAGGTGAAAATTAATGAAATGAAAGAGTCAAACATAAAACGGGTGGAATTCCAGCCATGTGAGGTAGTGGACGTAAAGATGGAATGGGAGTATGAGGTAGCGGTTGAAGACGAGGTAAGGAAAAATCATATGTGGCATGTGAAAAACATCTGGGAGCCGGCAAAActaaggaaaaagaaggaaaagaccGGTGAAAAccagacagaagaagaagaagagaaagacaACAGCGAAGAGGCTGAGCAGAGAGAAGAACAAGAGAAAGACAACAGCGAAGAGGCTGAGCAAAAAGAAGAACCAGAGAAAGACAACAGCGAAGAGGCTGAGCAAAAAGAAGAACCAGAGACAGACAACAGCAAAGAGAACAATCAGACAGATTGTCAGTGTAATATTAACCCCTTTGCATTCCTGGGTTATCTAATAGGACCTTTTTGGAAGTTCATGAAAAAA CACTCTTGCTCATGTGTCTGCAGTGGCGAATGTAAAGATGACGGAAAAGAGTTATACTGGTATAAATTAACAAGGGAAGCGAGATGGAGGCGGGTAAGAAAAGCTAAGGAGAGAGACATGATATTATTCAGGGAGGAGTTGGCAAAGGTTGCCAGGGATAGAAAGAATGAAGaggaggaaaggaagagagaaatAAGGGTAACAGAGGAGGAGAAAAAACGGGACGAGCGGGTGAGAGCAAAGTGGTTGAGGGCAAAATGCATGCcaacagaggagaggaggagagaaataAGGATGCGAGAAGAGGAGAAGGTCAGGGAGGAGCGAGTCAGAGCAAAGAGGTGGAGAGAAAAGATGGAGAGAGAACAGAAGGCAAAAGAAGACCAGGAGAGAGAGAAGCAAAATAAGGAAATGAAGATGAAATAA